The Primulina huaijiensis isolate GDHJ02 unplaced genomic scaffold, ASM1229523v2 scaffold35129, whole genome shotgun sequence nucleotide sequence AACtaaaatttaagctttaattaatgATGAGCAAATTGCTTCATgataatttaaaagaaaaattttattatctAATAATAATGGTCAATCattacttttaaaaaatgattttcgtagtttatttcaaatatacttagaaatatattttttaaatagttaatcaggtcattttcttttccaaataaccctaatttttaaaattaatttaaaccctatatttcatttaattaattaataaataaataaataatataaagtaaTGGGTCCATCACCCATAAATagcagtgttctaaaaaacccgcttaagcttgaagctcggcaCAAACGCCTCGCTTCGGAGAAAGCGGAAAAAAGTGGTCAAACTGTAGTTTGACCGAATTAAGTATAATTAAGGTGTTTAATTAAGCGCccttaagcacaattaatcgcatctatttatttttaaatttttttattttgaaggtatgtcttttattttaaaataataaattaggtttataatttagatgtttgttttttaattttaattatgattaagcgtgtctgataatgatttgacaaatatttaacatttttaatgtgttctagttgcaaaaacaaataaagattgtaattttgatatttttatgattttataaatatgagaattaatgtatcagacttaaatttatcatatttatgtattattttatctatttattggtttgagataattacaattacactaaagataaaaaatgctttttcacgcttaaacctgtgctaatctcgcttaagcttgaaaagcttggagcttgacatccgcgcttcgggacgcttcacgctttttagaaccttaCATAAATAGGGCAAATTGGCGATCTTTCTAGCCAATAATTGTCTTCCTGCCGTCCAAGATAGTACCGAGTGTTCCGCGCGCATGTTAGTCTTGTTACTTCCATAACCCCCAGTTTCCCCACCAAGAACAATGTAAAGTAAAATGAATCATTTTCTGATCGAAAGGACTTGGACCCTAAAACTCAACTCCTTCACGCACCCTCAATTCAGGGGTCCTGTATTGTtgatttctttaatttattccaCATCGAggacatatttttttattttatttaaataacttttttttaaatcggTGGAACGGTAATGTGGAGTTGtgtttcgatttaatttatAGTTGTTTCGGTGATTGATTGGCTATTCCTTGTTACAATTGGAATTTTCTTGGTTTTATCCATAAGATCGAACTCGCGTCGTCTTCTTGGAGCTCAagactcaaaaaatattttctattctTTTAATTATGCATATTGGGCTGTCGGCATTGGATTCAACAGTGAATCTAATGAAGTGGGTTCGGTGAATGTACCATTTTTTCGGTTCTTCAGGCGCAACTGGATTGTTTAAAGTTGATTCATGAAGCAGAAAGTGATAAAGATTCAATCTTTGGAATAATTTCTATGATATTAGCCTGAATTTGGATGTGTGGCAATAGAGGAATCATTGTACATAGACAAAATTTGTCTCTTTTGGATTTAACTCTTGGGTATAGTTTTAGAGTGAACGAGAGGAGGGGGGAGATGAGCGGCGAAGTTTGGGGATTGAGGGGACAACAATGACTACATGGTCATTGGGTCTTCGATCTTCGGGAAGTTATGGATCTCTGCAACAAATTCAGAACAGTTCAGTATCGTTGCCAATCCAAACTACACCACCAGTTTCATCGAGAAAACCTCCCAAGATGCTTAAGGAGAAGGAAAAATTGTTCCACTGGATCTGTAAATTCGCCCCTCGGAACAAGGTTGGAATGCTGCTTTTATCTATTGTTTCCGCAGCAGTTTTCATCTGGGTTTTGTATGTTGGCAAAGGTTCGGCTTCCTCTTTTTCTGTCAGTaccttctcttttttttcttgggCGTTTTGCTTGCTTTGAATGCTGCTTGTTGCACTAAAGAAAGTACGTTTAACGCTAAACAAGAGAAATCATGGCATTTCTATTGAGTTAAAAGTACACTGTTGGAAATTGGGTACTGAACCTGGTGTTTCAAGTAATCCTATGCTCATCTCGTTTGCTAGTTTACTCGAAAATTGGAGGCTTCTGATTCATATAGTTTATCTGTGTGTAACTTTGTAATTATGCAAGTTACACAGTCTCACGCGGTTATAATAGGCCTATGGTTAGAAACAAGCATATACGCCAGCTTTTGAATCTGATCTGCTTGGATTCTTTTGATTTTGGGGGATCAAGATGTGGGTCGGTTATGTATCACAAGAATGAATACCTTTGCGTGCTTGCAGGCGAAGATGCTCAACTAACCATTATTCCAAGTATAAGCATTGAGTTTGGGCCAATCTCGAAGCAGAAGGAAAAGGATAGTGTTGTTGTAACTTTCTCTCCTCAAATTGAAGAGGTGCAAGTAATTGCAAATGTAACTCAACAACCTCCCTCTCTGCTTCCAACTCCAGTTCCTCCCCATGTTTATTTTACTGGGTACAAACTCCCTCCTGGGAATCCGTGTGAACATTTTACGTTGCCTCCACCACCAGCTGATAAGAAGAGAATAGGGCCACGGCGTGAGTTGATTACTGTATCTGTGTACCATTTTGTTtgggttttaattttttaaaattgttggtAGGAACACAGATGGACTCTAATATTGACATTTGTTTTATTACCAAGTTGTTCCTTTTGATGGGTTTTCTGGTCTTTTGCACTTGCAGCATGTCCAGTATGCTACCTACCAATGGAAGATGCTATTGCTCGAATTCCAAATGCATCATCATTTTCCCCTGTTCTTAAAAATCTTGCATATGTCCATGAAGATATTTCAACTAAATCCGAATTTGGCAGTTCAGATTTTGGTGGGTACCCTTCACTAAGACAGAGAAACGATTCGTTTGATATCAAAGAGTCCATGAAAGTGCACTGTGGGTATGCTAATTTTCTTAGTTTGTATATTTGGCATTATTTATCTTTTACTACCAAAAACTGTCCCTCTTGATTTTAATAAGATAATACGTTTCTTCTGATGTTTGCTGTGCATCAGGTTTGTCAGAGGAGCAAAACCAGGCCAACATACAGGCTATGATATTGATGATTCTGACCTTCTTGAGATGGAAACTTGCCAAGGAATTGTTGTTGCATCGGCAATATTTGGTACAGGCCGATCTACATGTAGTTTCCCTTTGATCTTAAATCCTTTTGTATTGATGTAAAAAATGCATCTTCACCAGGGAACTTCGATGTAATACGTCAGCCAAAGAATATTAGTCATTATTCGAAAAACAATGTCTGCTTCCATATGTTTGTGGATGAAGAAACAGAAGTTTTTCTCAGAAATTCGAGTGAGATTGGCAATAACAAGAAGGTTGGGCAGTGGAGAATTATTGTTGTTCAAAACCTACCGTATACAGATCCGAGACGAAACGGAAAGGTGAATGCTCCAAAAGCtaactaataaaattttttgtgtGTTCACTGTTGTAAATTAGAAAAACTACGACTTCGCATTTGCCTCTATGACTATTGTTCTTTTGGTTATTTGACCTTTTATGATCGATGCGAAATAGAATTAATTAGTCTACTGATCATTTGAAGTTGATCCTTGATTGCTTACACATTTTTCCAGTTAATACCAAACTCAGACAAGCAATTTTTAGCTCATTTGTCATAAGATAGTTTTCTACCCCCGCTGATTTCTTAACTcgatctttaatttttaaaagaaccAGTCT carries:
- the LOC140968329 gene encoding probable hexosyltransferase MUCI70 yields the protein MTTWSLGLRSSGSYGSLQQIQNSSVSLPIQTTPPVSSRKPPKMLKEKEKLFHWICKFAPRNKVGMLLLSIVSAAVFIWVLYVGKGEDAQLTIIPSISIEFGPISKQKEKDSVVVTFSPQIEEVQVIANVTQQPPSLLPTPVPPHVYFTGYKLPPGNPCEHFTLPPPPADKKRIGPRPCPVCYLPMEDAIARIPNASSFSPVLKNLAYVHEDISTKSEFGSSDFGGYPSLRQRNDSFDIKESMKVHCGFVRGAKPGQHTGYDIDDSDLLEMETCQGIVVASAIFGNFDVIRQPKNISHYSKNNVCFHMFVDEETEVFLRNSSEIGNNKKVGQWRIIVVQNLPYTDPRRNGKIPKLLLHRLFPKARYSLWIDAKLELVVDPVQILERSLWRKNASFAISRHYKRFDVFVEAEANKAAGKYDNASFDLQIEFYKKEGLRPYTVDKLPITSDVPEGCVIIREHIPISNLFTCLWFNEVDRFTSRDQLSFSTVRDKIWSKTNYTINMFLDCERRNFVVQGYHKDLLEHWAPPPPLEAIVHVPPPSITQENLSQTSPESTSSPLEKFSTKRGIRKS